The region GGGATGAGGACGACATGCTGTTCATAACCATGGAGTATCCGGGCAGCCGCTATGCGGTTCTGGAATATGGTTCCGCTTTCCGCTGGCAGGAGCACTATCTGTTGATACAGGGTACCATGGGAGCCATTAAAATTGATATGTGCAACTGCGGCATGACCCTTAAGACCGGGCAAAAGGAGGAACATTTCCTGGTGCACCGCACAAAGGAAGAGGACGATGACAGAACCCGGATTTACAGGGAGACGGAGCGGGACAACGGCAACCAGTTTGGAAGGCCGGGAAGAAAGCCCTTCCTGTGGCTCAGGGGCATTATGGATGAGGAGATGGAGTTTCTGAACAATGTGCTTCACGGCGCCCGGGTGACGGACGAGTTCCTTCCCCTGCTCACTGGTGAGGCTGCCAGGAATTCCATAGCTACGGCAGACGCCTGCACCCTGTCCCTCAGGGAAGACAGGAAGGTAAAGCTCAGCGAAATTATGAACTGAAATAATATGGACGGTAAAGGAGAACAGTCATGAAGACAATTGGATATGCAGTGGTTGGAACGGGATATTTTGGGGCGGAGCTGGCCCGCATCATGAAGGAGCAGGAGGGCGCCAGGGTAGTGGCTGTCTATGACCCGGAGAATGCGGGGACAGTGGCGGCTGAGCTGGGCTGTGACGTGGAGACGGATCTGGATCGGTTATACAGCCGTGAGGACGTGGACGCGGTGATAGTGGCATCGCCCAATTACCTTCACAAGGAACCGGTCATCAAGGCGGCGGAGCATGGGGTGCACGTATTCTGTGAAAAGCCCATTGCCCTGTCCTATCAGGACTGCGTGGAGATGGTGGAGGCATGCGTTGCCCACAACGTCACCTTTATGGCAGGCCATGTGATGAACTTTTTCAGGGGTGTGCGCACAGCCAAAAAGATGATTAATGAGGGAGTCATCGGCAAGGTGCTGTACTGCCACTCTGCCAGGAACGGTTGGGAGGATATTCAGCCCTCTGTCAGCTGGAAGAAAATAAGGGCCAAATCAGGAGGCCATCTCTACCATCACATCCATGAGCTGGACTGTATCCAGTTCCTTATGGGCGGCTGCCCTGATGAAGTGACCATGGCAGGCGGCAATGTGGCCCACTGCGGGGAACAGTTCGGGGATGAGGACGATATGCTGTTTATCACCATGGAATACGGTGATAACCGGTACGCTGTTCTGGAGTACGGCTCCGCTTTCCACTGGCCGGAACATTATGTGCTGATTCAGGGAACAGAGGGCGCCATCCGCCTGGATATGTTTAACTGCGGCGGAACCCTTAAGAAGGGGGATAAGGAGGAGCATTTCCTCATGCACAAGACGCAGGAGGAGGACGACGACCGCACCAGAATCTATCACGGCACGGAGATGGACGGAGCCATCATGTACGGCAAACCGGGGAAGAAGCCGCCTATGTGGCTTCACAGCATCATGTATGATGAGATGGAGTATTTCAACCATATCATGCATGGGGCCCAGCCGGACGAGGAGTTTAAGGCCCTGCTTACAGGGGAGGCTGCCAGGAACGCCATTGCCACGGCAGACGCCTGCACCAAGTCCCGGTTTGAGAACAGAAAGGTGAAGCTGTCTGAGATAACGGGGGTGAAATAAGAATGAAGCTTGACAAATACAGGGGAATTATCCCGGCATTTTACGCCTGCTACGACAAGGCAGGAGAGGTAAGTGAGGACGGGGTGCGGGCGCTGACCAGGTACTTCGTGGACCAGGGGGTGAAGGGCGTCTATGTGGGCGGATCTTCGGGAGAATGTATCTACCAGTCTGTGGAGGACAGGAAGAAGACGCTGGAGGCTGTGATGGACGAGGCCGCGGGCTGTCTCACAGTTATTGCCCATGTTGCCTGCAACAATACAAGAGACAGCCGCATTCTGGCAGCCCATGCCCAGGACTTGGGTGTGGACGGGATTGCGGCCATACCGCCCATTTATTTCAAGCTGCCTGAATATTCTGTTGCCGGGTACTGGAATGATATATCGGAGGCAGCGCCTGAGACGGATTTCATTATCTATAACATACCACAGCTGGCCGGTACGGCCCTGACCATGAATCTTTTAAAGACAATGCTTTTAAACAGGCAGGTGGCAGGCGTGAAGAACTCATCCATGCCGGTACAGGACATCCAGATGTTTAAGGCGGAGGCCATGAAGACACGGCAGGACTTCATCGTGTTCAACGGTCCGGATGAACAGCTGGTGTCCGGTCTGGCCATGGGGGCGGACGGGGGAATCGGCGGTACCTACGGAGCCATGCCGGAGCTGTTTTTAAAGATATATGAGCTGGTGTCGGAAAACAGGATAGCAGAGGCCAGGGCCATCCAGTATGAAGCGGATGAAATCATATATAAGCTCTGTTCGGGAACATGCAATATGTACGCCATGATAAAGGAAGTGCTGCGCATCAGCAGGGGAATTGATATAGGCGGAGTCAGGAAACCGCTGACAGACTTATGCGGCAGCGACCGGGCCATTGCCGGGGAGGCAGCCGCCATGATAGAAGACGCAAAGGAGAGATACTGCTGATATGATATACGACTTGCTGACTAATATAGGAAATTACAGGGGCATGAACAGGAATCTTGATAAGGCCATTGATTATCTGATGGCATCGGATATAAACACCCTTCCCCTGGGAAAGACGGTGATTGACGGGGACAGGGTATTCCTGCAGGTGATGGAAGCCAGGACCCGCCAGCTGACGGATGAGAGCTATGAAGTGCACAGAGATTATATGGACATCCAGATAGACATTGAGGGGTGCGAGGTCATAGAGACAGCCCTTGACGGTGTGACTCCCATCGGAGAATACCAACCGGACTTTCAGAAGGCGGCAGCCAGGGGCGGGGCAGGGGGACGCTGCGTTATGGGACCCGGCAGGTTCATCCTGTGCATGGCCGGGGAGGCTCATGGGCCGGGCGGATGTCTGGAAGAGCCTGAATCTATCAAAAAATGTGTGGTGAAGGTGGCTGTGGCCGATGAAAGGCCGTGATAGCCGGAGTGAAAGGATTGGAACGAAATGGACAAGACAGAACTTTTTAACCGTATCAAAGGAAAGCTCATCATTTCCTGCCAGGCCCTGCCCGGGGAACCTCTTTATGATCCGGAGCGATCCCTGATGCCTTATATGGCCAGGGCGGCCAGGGAGGCCGGAAGTCCTATGATACGTGCCAACACGGTGCGGGATGTGCTGGGAATCAAGAGGGAGACAGGGCTTCCCGTCATCGGTCTGATAAAGCAGGTGTATGAGGGCTTTGACGGTTATATTACGCCTACCATGGGGGAGGTGGATGCCTTGGCAGAGGCAGGGGCCGACATCATTGCCATTGACTGTACGGACAGGAGGCGGGGAGACGGCCTGAGCCCGTGGGAATACATACAGAGCATCAAAAAAAAATATCCGGATCAGATTCTGATGGCCGATATCTCCGATTACCAGGAGGGTCTTAAGGCATGGAAAAGCGGCATTGACCTGGTGAGCACCACCATGAGCGGATACACGGACTACACCCCCAAGCTGGAGGGACCGGATTTTGAACTGGTCAGGCGCCTTGCGTCAGAACTTCCTATCCCGGTTATCGGGGAAGGCCGTGTGCACACGCCGGATGAGGCTGTGAAAATGCTGGATATGGGCGCTTGGGCAGTCATCGTGGGCGGGGCCATCACCCGGCCGCTGGAGATTGCCGGGCGGTTTATGAAGGCGGTTAACGGCAGGCGGGGATAGAAGATAAATAGAGAAAACTAAGGGAATTAAAGAGAGAGGGACAGCACCCGGTGAGAGGGCTGTCCCTCTCTTGCTGCTCCTGATGCCGGAACCCGGACAGATAAGCCTTAGGTAACTGCGGCAACACTGCAATGGCTGACGTCATTAAGAATTGACAAGATGACGTCCCAGCCAGACCCGGACCTGTCGCCCCTCACCGGCCTGGAAAAGCTGGAAATCAAGGGTTTTATGGCCATTTTCTCTGTCAGGGGGCTTAGGGGACTGAAGGAGCTTTCCATACACAGCTGTAATGTGGACGGGGCGGATGCCCTCTCATCTCTGACCGGTGTGGAGCGGCTTACATTTTACTCTGTATGGAATTCACAGGGAAATCTGAGAAACCTGGACTTCCTCAAAGGAAAATCCCAGCCTGCGGGTGCTGGGACTCAGAAATATGGAGCTTCATAAGAATTATTATGTAGAATCCTACGGCGGAATGACCAGTGTGTGGTATGATGACGTGAAGCTGGGGTAACATATGAATATCCTGTCCCGCTTTTCCAATCTGGAGGAGTTGTACCTGGACGGCAACGAGCTGGCAGACCTGAATTTTGCCGCGGGGTTAAAGAACCTTAAAAGACTCGGCCTTAAGGACTACTATATAACGGACCTGGGCCCTCTGAAGCAGGCGGAATTCCTGGAGTATCTGGACATCCGTGACAACCCTGTGGGCGAAATGGGTGACGTGGGTAACGGAGTGGAAATTATTCAGTAATCATGATATTGCCATCTTCTTAATAATAACGAAATATTTATCAGTTTATTTGAAAAAATAGAGATAATATGATATATTGGACAAAGAAAAAATCAGGTAAAGACGTCCGCTAAGCGGTCTATTCACGCTTACAGCGGACCGAGGAGGAAATATGAAAGGGATTATACTGGCCGGAGGAAGCGGGACGCGGCTCTATCCGTTAACCAAGGTAACTTCCAAACAGCTGCTTCCGATTTACGACAAACCAATGATATATTATCCGCTGTCTGTCCTTATGAATGCGGGAATCAGGGACATCCTGATTATCTCCACTCCGGATGATACGCCAAGATTTGAGGCTCTTTTGGGCGACGGCCACCAGTTTGGCATTGAGCTGAGCTATGCGGTACAGCCAAGCCCGGACGGGCTGGCCCAGGCTTTTATCATCGGTGAGGAATTTATTGGCGGGGATTCTGTGGCAATGGTTCTGGGTGATAATATTTTCCACGGACAGGGGCTGACCAAGCGCCTGCGCACCGCGGCGTCCAAGGAAAAGGGCGCCACGGTGTTCGGTTACTATGTGGATGATCCGGAGCGCTTCGGCATAGTGGAGTTTGACGGGGACGGCAAGGCCATTTCCATTGAGGAGAAGCCGGAGAAGCCAAAGTCCAACTACTGTGTCACCGGTCTTTATTTCTATGATAACCGGGTGGTGGAGTACGCGAAAAACTTAAAGCCCTCAGCCAGAGGCGAGCTGGAAATCACGGATTTAAACCGCATTTACCTGGAGAAGGGCGAGCTGGACGTGATTCTCCTGGGACAGGGATTTACATGGCTGGATACAGGAACCCATGAGTCGCTGGTGGAGGCCACGAATTTTGTTAAGACCGTGGAGACACACCAGCACCGCAAGATAGCGTGCCTGGAGGAAATTGCCTATCTCAGGGGCTGGATTACCAGGGAACAGGTTATGGAGACCTATGAGATTCTTAAAAAGAACCAGTACGGCAAGTATTTAAAGGACGTTCTGGACGGAAAGTATGTGGATAAGATACACCCACAGGATTTTTAACGGAGGAAAATATACATGAAAATTATTGTAACCGGCGGAGCCGGATTTATCGGAAGCAACTTTGTACACCATATGGTAAATAAATACCCGGATTATGAAATCATCAACCTGGACCTGCTGACCTATGCGGGCAACCTGGAAAACTTAAAGCCTGTTGAGGACAAGCCCAATTATAAATTTGTAAAGGGCGACATTGCCGACAGGAAGTTTATATTTGAGCTGTTTGAGAAGGAAAAGCCGGATGTGGTGGTAAACTTTGCCGCCGAGAGCCATGTGGACCGTTCCATTACAGACCCGGAGGCCTTTGTGAGGACCAATGTCATGGGAACCACAACCCTCCTTGACGCCTGTCGTACCTATGGCATCAAGCGCTATCATCAGGTTTCCACCGATGAGGTGTACGGCGACCTGCCTCTTGACAGACCGGACCTTTTCTTTACAGAGGAAACGCCCCTGCACACATCCAGCCCTTATTCATCTTCCAAGGCAAGCGCTGATCTGTTCGTGCTGGCATATCACAGGACATACGGCCTGCCGGTGACTGTGTCCAGGTGTTCCAATAACTACGGCCCCTATCATTTCCCGGAGAAGCTGATTCCCCTTATTATCAGCCGCGCCCTGGCAGATGAGGAGCTTCCTGTGTACGGCACGGGAGAGAATGTGCGCGACTGGCTCCATGTGGCGGATCACTGCCAGGCTATTGACCTGGTTATCCACAAGGGACGCGAGGGAGAGGTGTATAACATCGGAGGGCATAATGAGCGCACCAACCTGGAAGTGGTAAAGACCATTCTGAAGGCCCTTGATAAGCCTGAGAGCCTGATTAAGTTTGTGACAGACCGTCCCGGCCATGACATGCGCTACGCCATTGACCCGGCCAAGATAGAAACAGAGCTGGGATGGAAGCCAACGTATAATTTTGATACAGGAATCGAGCAGACCATCCGGTGGTACCTGGACAACCAGGACTGGTGGAAGAATATTCTGAGCGGCGAGTACAGTAATTATTTCGATAAGATGTACGGCAGCCGCCTGTAGGTAAACATGTGGCTGGCGGAGGAGGGAAATGCCCCGGAGTACGTTTGTGAGACGTGTCCGTTTCGGGGGTTCCCGTCCTCTGCCGGCCATTATTAAGAACGGAGGTAAATGGATTATGAAAGTTCTGGTAACAGGTGTAAAAGGCCAGCTGGGCCATGACGTGATGAATGAACTGGCCCTTCGCGGGATTGAGGGAATCGGTGTGGACGTGGAGGAAATGGATATCACGGACCGCACAGCGTGCGAAACTGTGATTTCCCAGGAAAAACCAGACGCAGTTATCCACTGTGCGGCATATACTGCAGTAGATGCTGCTGAAGATAACCTGGAACTGTGCCGCAAAATCAATGCTGAGGGGACGCGCAATATCGCCAGGGTCTGCAAGGCCATGGATATCAAGATGATGTACATCAGCACGGACTATGTGTTTAATGGCGGCGGCCAGCGGCCATGGGAGCCGGATGACCACAGGGAACCCCTTAATGTATACGGGCTGACAAAGTATGAGGGCGAGATTGCGGTGGAGCAGAATATACAGAAGTATTTTATTGTGCGCATCGCCTGGGTATTTGGCGTCAACGGCAGGAACTTCATTAAGACCATGCTCCGTCTGGGGAAGGAGAAGGGGGCTGTATCCGTGGTAAATGACCAGATTGGTTCCCCCACATATACGTACGACCTGGCCCGCCTTTTGGTGGATATGATTCAGACAGACAAGTACGGGCGTTACCATGCCACCAACGAAGGGCTGTGCAGCTGGTATGAGTTTGCATGCGAGATATTCCGCCAGGCCGGCATGGACGAGGTGAAGGTGACTCCGGTGGATTCTGACGGTTTCCCTGCCAAGGCAAAGCGGCCCTCCAACAGCCGTATGAGTAAGGAAAAGCTGACTGAGAACGGTTTTGAGCGTCTGCCTTCATGGCAGGATGCCCTGGGACGTTACCTGAAGGTTCTTAAGGAAAACGGGATGGCATAAGACGGGGGCCCGGCTGCGGCAGGGGCATGTAACGGGGACAGTTTGGATTGACAGCAGACCATTTAGCAGCGGCGTGACTGCTGCGTCATCCTGAACC is a window of Enterocloster clostridioformis DNA encoding:
- a CDS encoding YhcH/YjgK/YiaL family protein codes for the protein MIYDLLTNIGNYRGMNRNLDKAIDYLMASDINTLPLGKTVIDGDRVFLQVMEARTRQLTDESYEVHRDYMDIQIDIEGCEVIETALDGVTPIGEYQPDFQKAAARGGAGGRCVMGPGRFILCMAGEAHGPGGCLEEPESIKKCVVKVAVADERP
- a CDS encoding N-acetylmannosamine-6-phosphate 2-epimerase; the protein is MDKTELFNRIKGKLIISCQALPGEPLYDPERSLMPYMARAAREAGSPMIRANTVRDVLGIKRETGLPVIGLIKQVYEGFDGYITPTMGEVDALAEAGADIIAIDCTDRRRGDGLSPWEYIQSIKKKYPDQILMADISDYQEGLKAWKSGIDLVSTTMSGYTDYTPKLEGPDFELVRRLASELPIPVIGEGRVHTPDEAVKMLDMGAWAVIVGGAITRPLEIAGRFMKAVNGRRG
- the rfbB gene encoding dTDP-glucose 4,6-dehydratase, yielding MKIIVTGGAGFIGSNFVHHMVNKYPDYEIINLDLLTYAGNLENLKPVEDKPNYKFVKGDIADRKFIFELFEKEKPDVVVNFAAESHVDRSITDPEAFVRTNVMGTTTLLDACRTYGIKRYHQVSTDEVYGDLPLDRPDLFFTEETPLHTSSPYSSSKASADLFVLAYHRTYGLPVTVSRCSNNYGPYHFPEKLIPLIISRALADEELPVYGTGENVRDWLHVADHCQAIDLVIHKGREGEVYNIGGHNERTNLEVVKTILKALDKPESLIKFVTDRPGHDMRYAIDPAKIETELGWKPTYNFDTGIEQTIRWYLDNQDWWKNILSGEYSNYFDKMYGSRL
- the rfbA gene encoding glucose-1-phosphate thymidylyltransferase RfbA, with amino-acid sequence MKGIILAGGSGTRLYPLTKVTSKQLLPIYDKPMIYYPLSVLMNAGIRDILIISTPDDTPRFEALLGDGHQFGIELSYAVQPSPDGLAQAFIIGEEFIGGDSVAMVLGDNIFHGQGLTKRLRTAASKEKGATVFGYYVDDPERFGIVEFDGDGKAISIEEKPEKPKSNYCVTGLYFYDNRVVEYAKNLKPSARGELEITDLNRIYLEKGELDVILLGQGFTWLDTGTHESLVEATNFVKTVETHQHRKIACLEEIAYLRGWITREQVMETYEILKKNQYGKYLKDVLDGKYVDKIHPQDF
- a CDS encoding dihydrodipicolinate synthase family protein — translated: MKLDKYRGIIPAFYACYDKAGEVSEDGVRALTRYFVDQGVKGVYVGGSSGECIYQSVEDRKKTLEAVMDEAAGCLTVIAHVACNNTRDSRILAAHAQDLGVDGIAAIPPIYFKLPEYSVAGYWNDISEAAPETDFIIYNIPQLAGTALTMNLLKTMLLNRQVAGVKNSSMPVQDIQMFKAEAMKTRQDFIVFNGPDEQLVSGLAMGADGGIGGTYGAMPELFLKIYELVSENRIAEARAIQYEADEIIYKLCSGTCNMYAMIKEVLRISRGIDIGGVRKPLTDLCGSDRAIAGEAAAMIEDAKERYC
- a CDS encoding Gfo/Idh/MocA family protein: MKTIGYAVVGTGYFGAELARIMKEQEGARVVAVYDPENAGTVAAELGCDVETDLDRLYSREDVDAVIVASPNYLHKEPVIKAAEHGVHVFCEKPIALSYQDCVEMVEACVAHNVTFMAGHVMNFFRGVRTAKKMINEGVIGKVLYCHSARNGWEDIQPSVSWKKIRAKSGGHLYHHIHELDCIQFLMGGCPDEVTMAGGNVAHCGEQFGDEDDMLFITMEYGDNRYAVLEYGSAFHWPEHYVLIQGTEGAIRLDMFNCGGTLKKGDKEEHFLMHKTQEEDDDRTRIYHGTEMDGAIMYGKPGKKPPMWLHSIMYDEMEYFNHIMHGAQPDEEFKALLTGEAARNAIATADACTKSRFENRKVKLSEITGVK
- the rfbD gene encoding dTDP-4-dehydrorhamnose reductase, whose product is MKVLVTGVKGQLGHDVMNELALRGIEGIGVDVEEMDITDRTACETVISQEKPDAVIHCAAYTAVDAAEDNLELCRKINAEGTRNIARVCKAMDIKMMYISTDYVFNGGGQRPWEPDDHREPLNVYGLTKYEGEIAVEQNIQKYFIVRIAWVFGVNGRNFIKTMLRLGKEKGAVSVVNDQIGSPTYTYDLARLLVDMIQTDKYGRYHATNEGLCSWYEFACEIFRQAGMDEVKVTPVDSDGFPAKAKRPSNSRMSKEKLTENGFERLPSWQDALGRYLKVLKENGMA
- a CDS encoding leucine-rich repeat domain-containing protein gives rise to the protein MNILSRFSNLEELYLDGNELADLNFAAGLKNLKRLGLKDYYITDLGPLKQAEFLEYLDIRDNPVGEMGDVGNGVEIIQ